In a single window of the Papaver somniferum cultivar HN1 chromosome 8, ASM357369v1, whole genome shotgun sequence genome:
- the LOC113304884 gene encoding abscisic acid receptor PYR1-like isoform X1 → MADSATIPAGLTREEFQVLEPVINEYHSTYTEGAGNCSSILSQRINAPLSTVWKVVRRFDKPQIYKHFIKSCNLKQDDSSSSSPNSNTLSVGCLREVNVISGLPAETSTERLDILDDDRHVTGFSIIGGEHRLRNYRSITTVNEFKSHDQKKIWTIVLESYAVDVPEGNTDEDTRMFADTVVRLNLQKLASLTEGIARDGDRGRTRRWSLTKKRQAALKKMKLSGDAITAPWALVGLGARRTQFQVVIVLL, encoded by the exons ATGGCAGATTCAGCAACAATACCAGCAGGATTGACAAGGGAAGAATTTCAAGTATTAGAACCAGTAATTAATGAATATCACAGTACATACACAGAGGGAGCTGGGAATTGTTCATCAATTTTATCACAACGTATAAACGCACCATTATCCACTGTCTGGAAAGTTGTTCGTCGTTTTGATAAACCACAAATTTacaaacatttcatcaagagttgtaaTCTTAAACAAGacgattcatcatcatcatcaccaaattCAAATACTCTGAGCGTTGGATGTTTAAGAGAAGTCAACGTAATTTCAGGATTACCAGCTGAAACAAGCACTGAGAGGCTAGATATACTCGATGATGACAGGCATGTTACTGGTTTTAGTATCATTGGTGGTGAACATAGGTTAAGAAATTACAGATCTATTACTACTGTCAATGAATTTAAGAGTCATGATCAGAAGAAGATCTGGACGATTGTTTTAGAATCATATGCGGTTGATGTACCTGAAGGTAATACTGATGAAGATACCAGGATGTTTGCTGATACTGTTGTTAGATTGAATCTACAGAAATTAGCTTCTTTGACTGAAGGGATTGCTCGTGATGGTGATCGTGGAAGAACAAGACGGTGGTCATTAACCAAAAAAAG ACAGGCCGCTTTAAAGAAAATGAAATTATCTGGAGATGCCATTACCGCCCCCTGGGCCCTGGTTGGGTTGGGGGCAAGGAGGACTCAATTTCAAGTTGTAATTGTGCTTTTGTGA
- the LOC113304884 gene encoding abscisic acid receptor PYR1-like isoform X2 — translation MADSATIPAGLTREEFQVLEPVINEYHSTYTEGAGNCSSILSQRINAPLSTVWKVVRRFDKPQIYKHFIKSCNLKQDDSSSSSPNSNTLSVGCLREVNVISGLPAETSTERLDILDDDRHVTGFSIIGGEHRLRNYRSITTVNEFKSHDQKKIWTIVLESYAVDVPEGNTDEDTRMFADTVVRLNLQKLASLTEGIARDGDRGRTRRWSLTKKRPL, via the exons ATGGCAGATTCAGCAACAATACCAGCAGGATTGACAAGGGAAGAATTTCAAGTATTAGAACCAGTAATTAATGAATATCACAGTACATACACAGAGGGAGCTGGGAATTGTTCATCAATTTTATCACAACGTATAAACGCACCATTATCCACTGTCTGGAAAGTTGTTCGTCGTTTTGATAAACCACAAATTTacaaacatttcatcaagagttgtaaTCTTAAACAAGacgattcatcatcatcatcaccaaattCAAATACTCTGAGCGTTGGATGTTTAAGAGAAGTCAACGTAATTTCAGGATTACCAGCTGAAACAAGCACTGAGAGGCTAGATATACTCGATGATGACAGGCATGTTACTGGTTTTAGTATCATTGGTGGTGAACATAGGTTAAGAAATTACAGATCTATTACTACTGTCAATGAATTTAAGAGTCATGATCAGAAGAAGATCTGGACGATTGTTTTAGAATCATATGCGGTTGATGTACCTGAAGGTAATACTGATGAAGATACCAGGATGTTTGCTGATACTGTTGTTAGATTGAATCTACAGAAATTAGCTTCTTTGACTGAAGGGATTGCTCGTGATGGTGATCGTGGAAGAACAAGACGGTGGTCATTAACCAAAAAAAG GCCGCTTTAA